A window from Pedobacter africanus encodes these proteins:
- a CDS encoding sigma-70 family RNA polymerase sigma factor, with amino-acid sequence MAELLKIEALFKEHYSFLCAVAYRVVEDEDVAKDIVQNFFLYCLDKVLTITLHASFKSYAFRAVRNAALSHTKKARRVDYNDELLLQAAAHLASQQEQDTQELESKRDQELWAIIGQMPEKRRMVFLLSNREGLKYTEIAAQLDISVNTVKTHIKLSYEFLRRECQSLIRTIIIIGIWLGFY; translated from the coding sequence ATGGCAGAGCTTTTAAAAATTGAAGCGCTCTTTAAAGAACATTATTCCTTTTTATGTGCCGTGGCATACAGGGTAGTAGAAGACGAGGATGTGGCCAAAGATATTGTTCAGAATTTTTTTCTGTACTGTCTGGATAAAGTTTTGACCATAACACTGCATGCCAGCTTTAAGAGCTATGCTTTCAGAGCGGTTAGAAATGCGGCACTCAGTCATACGAAAAAAGCCAGAAGGGTTGACTATAATGATGAGCTGCTGCTGCAGGCGGCAGCTCATCTGGCCAGCCAGCAGGAACAGGATACCCAGGAACTGGAAAGTAAGCGTGATCAGGAACTATGGGCCATCATAGGGCAGATGCCCGAGAAAAGAAGAATGGTGTTTTTGCTGAGCAACAGGGAAGGTCTGAAATATACCGAGATTGCCGCCCAGCTGGATATTTCTGTAAACACGGTGAAAACACACATTAAACTGTCCTACGAATTTTTGCGGCGCGAATGCCAGTCGCTCATCAGGACAATCATTATAATTGGCATATGGTTAGGATTTTATTAA
- a CDS encoding carboxy terminal-processing peptidase, with product MKNKNYLNILRGVAGSAIICAGALQSLKAQAQEFSAADIQKATVLAVVKNLKESHVRPKAIDDNFSKIVWKKYLESLDPNKEVFLKSDFETLRSYELNVDNELNEGSLAFFNAAFEIYQNRLNAAAAGYRKVLAVPFDFTKPGSVQLNGKLRDYAVNQAELDRIWAQRAKYLILKKMMDLDKTRMNSPALEKEARAKVDRWLANTFKNLTGPSAQSERFSQFLNTITLEVEPHTVYFPPIQVKTMNVRSSRRFFGIGVELQDKEGDIYIRSVRPGGMARRSGQVDVDDRIVSVSNATGQMIDVVGMPILEVSEMVRGDKDTNVSLGLLKANGQQKTVTLKRGEVNENESRARSAVIQKNGKKIGYMYLSEFYVDATDAKGVHAAIDVQTELLKLKDAKVSGIVFDLRNNPGGSLDEVVDIAGFFLGPGPKVQVKEINALYTPTTTAKALYNGPLVVMINENSASASEIFAAAIQDHRRGLVIGAPASFGKGTAQPTIPMGKMGNKAKGIPNVSYGSLRISQYQFYRVTGASTQLRGVSSDVVLPGKLAYLESREKHRDSALPWDSIAPANYKPVNNANAWSKMKKVGREVGLQLNTFKIIDENSKLLAEQQLKPFSLKPAEFVKQQQTLQEYIRKIDETARLPEAKRLKVIATPGYEGAEKEWYGKWTEELSADIYIDKTLDLITKLIMLK from the coding sequence ATGAAGAATAAAAATTACCTTAATATACTGCGGGGTGTGGCCGGTTCGGCAATAATTTGCGCAGGTGCTTTGCAGTCCCTGAAGGCCCAGGCACAAGAATTCAGCGCTGCTGATATACAGAAAGCCACCGTACTTGCCGTTGTAAAAAATCTCAAAGAGAGTCATGTGCGCCCCAAAGCCATTGACGATAATTTCTCGAAAATTGTCTGGAAAAAATATCTCGAAAGCCTTGATCCGAATAAGGAAGTATTTTTGAAAAGTGATTTCGAAACACTGAGAAGCTATGAACTTAATGTAGATAATGAACTGAACGAAGGATCGCTTGCTTTTTTTAACGCGGCTTTTGAAATTTATCAAAACCGGCTAAATGCCGCTGCAGCAGGTTACCGTAAAGTCCTGGCAGTACCTTTTGATTTTACAAAGCCCGGATCTGTGCAGTTAAATGGCAAATTAAGGGATTACGCAGTAAACCAGGCTGAATTGGATCGGATTTGGGCACAACGGGCCAAATACCTTATATTGAAAAAAATGATGGACCTGGATAAAACGCGGATGAATAGTCCTGCTCTCGAAAAAGAAGCCAGGGCTAAGGTAGACCGTTGGCTAGCCAATACCTTTAAGAACTTAACGGGCCCTTCGGCACAAAGTGAAAGATTTAGCCAATTTTTAAATACTATTACGCTTGAGGTAGAACCGCATACTGTATATTTTCCGCCCATACAAGTGAAAACAATGAATGTGCGGTCTTCCAGGCGCTTTTTTGGTATTGGAGTTGAGTTGCAGGATAAAGAAGGCGACATTTATATCAGGTCTGTAAGACCGGGAGGTATGGCCAGGAGGAGCGGGCAGGTTGATGTGGATGATCGTATTGTTAGCGTAAGCAATGCCACAGGGCAAATGATAGATGTTGTTGGGATGCCTATTTTAGAGGTTAGTGAGATGGTTAGGGGTGATAAAGATACCAATGTTTCACTAGGTTTGTTAAAAGCAAACGGACAACAGAAAACGGTAACCTTAAAACGTGGTGAAGTTAATGAAAATGAGAGCCGGGCCAGGAGTGCAGTTATCCAGAAAAACGGCAAAAAAATAGGCTACATGTATTTAAGTGAGTTTTATGTTGATGCGACCGACGCTAAAGGCGTGCATGCTGCTATTGATGTGCAAACCGAACTTTTGAAACTGAAAGATGCAAAGGTAAGTGGCATCGTTTTCGATCTGCGCAATAATCCTGGTGGCTCTCTGGATGAAGTGGTGGACATTGCCGGGTTTTTTCTAGGACCGGGGCCAAAAGTTCAGGTAAAAGAAATCAATGCACTGTATACCCCTACAACCACAGCTAAGGCTTTATACAATGGGCCACTCGTTGTGATGATTAACGAAAACAGTGCTTCGGCCTCAGAGATATTTGCGGCAGCAATACAGGACCATAGGCGAGGACTGGTTATAGGTGCCCCGGCAAGCTTTGGAAAGGGCACGGCACAACCAACTATTCCAATGGGTAAAATGGGCAATAAGGCCAAAGGCATACCTAATGTAAGCTATGGCTCGTTAAGGATCAGCCAATACCAGTTTTACAGGGTAACCGGTGCTTCAACCCAATTAAGAGGAGTGAGTTCGGACGTGGTACTGCCCGGAAAACTGGCTTACCTGGAAAGCAGGGAGAAGCATAGGGACTCGGCACTGCCCTGGGACAGTATTGCACCGGCAAATTACAAGCCTGTTAATAATGCTAATGCCTGGAGCAAAATGAAAAAAGTGGGTCGCGAAGTAGGGTTACAATTAAATACCTTTAAAATTATAGATGAAAATAGTAAATTGCTGGCAGAACAGCAGTTGAAGCCTTTTAGTTTGAAGCCAGCAGAATTTGTAAAGCAGCAGCAAACTTTACAGGAATATATCCGGAAAATTGACGAGACAGCAAGGCTGCCCGAAGCAAAAAGATTAAAGGTAATTGCCACCCCTGGGTATGAAGGTGCAGAAAAGGAATGGTATGGCAAATGGACAGAGGAGCTTTCGGCAGATATATATATAGACAAGACGCTGGATTTAATAACCAAGTTAATAATGCTCAAATAA
- a CDS encoding trypsin-like peptidase domain-containing protein, with product MNRLLFLLAALAICCRAGAQTGHVELGKLGPDIQKVVRQAYQASVSIAVYDATKGASGDGIFSGVVVDTAGHVLSVAHAVKPGTLYQLTFPDGKKKLARGLGRIASNDAAMLKIIEKGTWPYAPMGWSASLRQYMPCVSISYPGTVAAKTPTIRFGYIAEPEARGAYLRTTCLMEPGDSGGPVFDMKGRVIGLHSRIDMSLDANFEVPIDLYRIYWNALTKTENYASLPIQGPLSIDPQTGELKILPGIEQLNVGLKKRLNDRMSRTIFKIKSPYKSKGIQATVLGTLIDMNLKDKSFLVSKSAMVGSVAKVELGPGNTVPAKVVSRDIANDLVLLQIDQKLKGGVNLNAMADTILFADLGKLLTSPQPEGGSLMSVIGNVLIDIPKAPSIAYIGLTAKSVEGKMVITSLAMGGPASSSSLCVGDELLSVNGKTIINEEDLNNEIDSYITNDTAILKLSRAGVAFEKRVPVKIRPQSEMHMAAKFADGRSVRFSGFEKVIIHDGRLKPVECGGPLYGVDGEFYGINIARFSRTSSLAIAAPVVRKFIEDSLAK from the coding sequence ATGAATAGATTATTATTTTTACTTGCTGCGCTGGCAATTTGTTGCAGGGCAGGTGCACAAACTGGCCATGTTGAGCTCGGAAAACTAGGACCGGACATACAAAAAGTTGTCCGCCAGGCTTACCAGGCTTCCGTATCGATTGCAGTTTACGATGCCACCAAAGGTGCATCCGGCGACGGAATATTTAGCGGCGTTGTAGTTGATACCGCCGGGCATGTGTTATCTGTTGCACATGCGGTTAAACCCGGAACTTTGTATCAGCTCACTTTTCCGGATGGAAAAAAGAAACTGGCGAGAGGCCTGGGTCGAATTGCTTCCAATGATGCAGCGATGTTAAAAATCATTGAAAAAGGGACCTGGCCCTATGCTCCTATGGGATGGTCGGCTTCGTTAAGGCAATACATGCCCTGCGTCAGTATCTCTTATCCGGGTACAGTAGCAGCCAAAACCCCAACCATAAGGTTTGGATATATAGCGGAGCCCGAAGCAAGAGGTGCCTACTTACGTACAACCTGTTTAATGGAACCGGGCGATTCCGGAGGGCCTGTATTTGATATGAAGGGAAGGGTAATTGGCCTGCACAGCAGGATTGACATGTCGTTAGATGCTAATTTTGAGGTGCCCATAGATTTATATAGAATATACTGGAACGCACTTACCAAAACCGAAAACTATGCGTCTTTACCAATTCAAGGCCCGCTCTCCATCGATCCGCAGACGGGAGAATTGAAAATCCTTCCGGGAATAGAACAACTCAATGTTGGATTGAAAAAGAGATTAAACGACAGAATGTCCAGAACCATCTTTAAAATAAAAAGTCCTTACAAAAGCAAGGGTATACAGGCTACGGTATTGGGCACGCTGATAGATATGAATTTAAAAGACAAAAGCTTCCTGGTTAGTAAAAGCGCTATGGTGGGTTCTGTTGCTAAAGTAGAGTTGGGCCCGGGTAATACTGTACCGGCAAAAGTGGTTAGCCGTGATATTGCAAACGACCTTGTACTGTTGCAGATTGATCAGAAGCTGAAAGGAGGGGTAAATCTAAATGCTATGGCAGATACAATACTTTTTGCTGATCTGGGCAAACTCCTGACTTCGCCGCAACCTGAGGGTGGTTCACTGATGAGCGTAATTGGTAATGTCCTTATCGATATCCCTAAAGCACCTAGTATAGCTTATATAGGCCTTACGGCTAAGTCAGTAGAGGGGAAAATGGTGATTACCAGCCTGGCGATGGGTGGACCGGCCAGTAGCTCTTCGCTGTGCGTTGGAGATGAATTGCTGAGTGTGAACGGAAAAACAATAATTAATGAAGAGGACCTGAATAACGAGATTGATAGTTACATTACAAATGACACCGCAATCTTAAAACTTTCAAGGGCTGGGGTTGCATTTGAAAAACGTGTACCGGTTAAGATAAGACCGCAATCGGAAATGCATATGGCTGCTAAGTTTGCAGACGGCCGGAGCGTGCGGTTTTCTGGCTTTGAAAAGGTAATAATTCACGATGGCAGGTTAAAACCAGTGGAATGCGGAGGGCCATTGTATGGGGTTGATGGAGAGTTCTACGGCATTAACATAGCCCGTTTTAGTCGCACCAGCAGCCTGGCTATCGCCGCTCCTGTTGTCCGTAAATTCATTGAGGATTCCTTAGCCAAATAA
- a CDS encoding fasciclin domain-containing protein, whose product MKRFILSVIALVVLAFTTQVYAQKNPMVGGAAMYTSKDIVDNAVNSKDHTTLVAAVKAAGLVSTLKGEGPFTVFAPTNAAFDKLPAGTVATLLKPESKDMLVKILTYHVVAGKMDSKTIAAAIKKGKGKAELTTVSGGKLWAWMKGNKLVLKDQKGGMSTVTIADVMQKNGVIHVIDTVLMP is encoded by the coding sequence ATGAAAAGATTTATTTTATCTGTAATTGCTCTGGTAGTCCTGGCATTTACAACTCAGGTTTACGCACAGAAAAATCCTATGGTTGGCGGTGCAGCCATGTATACCAGCAAGGATATTGTTGACAATGCAGTAAATTCAAAGGACCATACTACGCTGGTTGCGGCTGTTAAAGCCGCGGGACTGGTTAGTACTTTGAAAGGCGAGGGGCCTTTTACCGTATTTGCGCCTACAAATGCTGCCTTCGATAAGCTTCCTGCCGGAACTGTTGCGACCCTGCTGAAACCTGAAAGCAAAGATATGCTGGTTAAAATTCTGACCTATCATGTTGTAGCTGGGAAAATGGACAGCAAAACAATTGCTGCCGCAATTAAAAAGGGAAAAGGAAAAGCAGAGTTAACTACAGTAAGCGGGGGTAAATTATGGGCATGGATGAAAGGTAACAAACTGGTATTGAAAGATCAAAAAGGTGGAATGAGTACTGTAACCATTGCAGATGTAATGCAGAAAAACGGTGTGATCCATGTTATTGATACTGTGTTGATGCCTTGA
- a CDS encoding RNA polymerase sigma factor, translating to MTAKKISLSEEELISKLKGQDTIAIQALYDMYSAALFGVISRLIPQTELAEDVLQETFIKIWNSAGSYDSSKGRLFTWMMNIARNLAIDKLRSKDFRNSNKNLELDNNVDAIDGQNEVTFNADAFGVKEMVTKLKPELNTVLNMVYFKGYTHLEAAKELNLPLGTVKTRIRMAIMELRKHFN from the coding sequence ATGACTGCGAAAAAAATCTCCCTTTCTGAAGAAGAGCTGATTAGTAAACTGAAAGGTCAGGATACTATAGCCATACAGGCTTTGTATGATATGTATTCGGCCGCACTGTTTGGGGTGATTTCAAGACTGATTCCGCAAACAGAACTTGCTGAGGATGTATTACAGGAAACTTTTATAAAAATATGGAATTCTGCAGGCAGCTACGACAGCAGCAAAGGCCGTCTGTTTACATGGATGATGAACATTGCACGTAATCTGGCAATTGATAAACTGCGTTCCAAAGATTTCAGAAATTCAAATAAAAACCTTGAGCTCGATAATAACGTAGATGCTATTGACGGGCAAAATGAAGTTACTTTTAATGCAGATGCCTTTGGGGTAAAAGAAATGGTTACTAAACTTAAACCAGAGTTGAACACTGTGTTAAATATGGTGTATTTTAAAGGGTATACGCACCTGGAAGCAGCAAAAGAGTTAAATTTGCCTTTGGGTACTGTTAAAACGCGTATCAGGATGGCTATAATGGAGTTAAGAAAGCACTTTAATTAA
- a CDS encoding anti-sigma factor, producing the protein MEELKAYMESGILELYVLGQLNAQEQAEVEAMAIKYPEIKQELEAIEIAMEQYAQQQALEPSAGLKNKILSQITQEPVKEIILPTPINYAPYESKIRTLRVALATCASLLVVSGVMLYKTHHQLGDAKDQIASLSLEKEQFTTTVSHMRQTNNDLQKIADMPNDPDWKIVKLAGTKMDPSAKMVVYWHVSGKHVMVDNSKMGLPANDKTHQYQLWALVNGKPVDLGVFDVKADSTHILLQMKEIASAQAFAVTLEKRGGSPAPTMDKMVVMGGVSI; encoded by the coding sequence TTGGAAGAGTTAAAAGCATATATGGAATCGGGCATACTTGAGCTTTACGTTCTGGGGCAGTTAAATGCACAGGAACAGGCCGAAGTAGAAGCAATGGCAATAAAGTACCCTGAAATAAAACAGGAACTGGAAGCCATTGAAATTGCTATGGAACAATATGCGCAGCAGCAGGCCTTAGAACCTTCCGCAGGTTTGAAAAATAAAATATTAAGCCAGATAACCCAGGAACCTGTAAAAGAGATTATTCTCCCCACTCCGATTAACTATGCACCTTACGAATCAAAGATAAGGACATTACGCGTTGCGCTTGCTACCTGTGCCTCTTTACTTGTGGTGAGTGGCGTTATGCTGTACAAAACCCACCATCAGCTGGGTGACGCCAAAGATCAGATTGCCAGCCTGAGCCTTGAAAAAGAACAATTTACCACCACGGTAAGCCACATGAGGCAAACCAATAACGACTTGCAAAAAATTGCAGATATGCCAAATGATCCTGACTGGAAAATTGTAAAACTTGCAGGAACCAAGATGGACCCTTCAGCAAAAATGGTGGTATACTGGCATGTAAGCGGCAAGCATGTGATGGTTGACAATTCAAAAATGGGCCTTCCTGCAAACGACAAGACTCACCAGTACCAGCTTTGGGCATTGGTGAATGGCAAGCCGGTTGATTTGGGTGTATTTGATGTAAAGGCCGATAGCACGCACATATTGCTGCAGATGAAAGAAATTGCATCTGCACAGGCTTTTGCCGTAACCCTGGAAAAACGTGGCGGAAGCCCAGCCCCTACTATGGATAAGATGGTGGTAATGGGCGGCGTTTCAATTTAA
- a CDS encoding ferritin-like domain-containing protein, which translates to MNIVNILEEIEKVDGEIYERLNPRRAAMKDFFNMSKKITLAAMPLAMGALFQKAYGQTAPATVNEVLNFALTLEYLEYHFYNHAVVAAPGLIPVGTPAVGAITTIRDHEKAHVDLLKGALGAAARPALAYTDFDFTGKGTFPDVYTNYQTFLAVAQAFEDTGVRAYKGQAGVLKGNAVLTTALQIHSVEARHAAHIRFMRSGGLNGGGAAIKPWISLGTGGGANDTGIPQVDAVYAGEDLDVQTGVTITGIANGVTKAKAVESFDEPLTSAQVLAIAGLFIK; encoded by the coding sequence ATGAATATTGTAAATATATTAGAAGAGATAGAAAAAGTTGATGGTGAAATCTATGAGCGATTGAACCCAAGACGTGCTGCCATGAAGGATTTTTTCAACATGAGCAAAAAAATAACCCTGGCGGCTATGCCTTTGGCAATGGGTGCCCTGTTTCAGAAAGCATATGGGCAAACCGCGCCAGCTACAGTAAACGAGGTGCTGAATTTTGCTTTAACACTGGAATACCTGGAATACCATTTTTATAACCACGCAGTGGTTGCGGCCCCTGGGCTTATTCCGGTCGGTACTCCTGCCGTTGGTGCAATCACCACAATCCGCGATCACGAGAAAGCGCACGTGGATTTATTAAAAGGTGCATTAGGTGCTGCTGCACGGCCAGCATTGGCTTATACTGATTTTGATTTTACCGGAAAAGGAACTTTTCCGGATGTATACACTAACTATCAAACCTTCCTTGCAGTAGCACAAGCCTTCGAAGATACGGGTGTAAGGGCCTATAAAGGACAAGCAGGCGTACTTAAGGGAAATGCTGTACTTACTACCGCGCTTCAGATTCACTCAGTCGAAGCACGTCATGCCGCTCATATCCGCTTCATGCGTTCAGGAGGACTGAATGGCGGTGGTGCAGCTATCAAGCCATGGATCAGCCTGGGCACAGGGGGCGGTGCAAACGACACGGGTATACCTCAGGTTGATGCGGTATATGCCGGAGAAGATCTGGATGTACAGACAGGAGTGACCATTACTGGAATTGCTAACGGTGTAACAAAAGCTAAGGCAGTAGAATCTTTTGATGAACCATTGACTTCCGCACAGGTATTGGCCATTGCAGGCTTGTTTATCAAATAA
- a CDS encoding ferritin-like domain-containing protein yields the protein MKNLQEIFNAPLQRRSFLQYAGAGAAGMALVAVGCKKDRHNNVPDGVLLDFKDDFGVLNYAYALEQLEAAFYIQVASAPPSGFSAAEKAYFQDIQFHEIAHREYFKKALGTAAIGNLEVDFSSINFTDRASVLGAAMAFEDLGVAAYNGAGVRLKDTNFLLAAGKIVSVEARHASYVRDLVSYGSFADLTTLTALGANNAGGLDAALSPDKVLPIAGKYVKTKINLINL from the coding sequence ATGAAAAACTTACAAGAGATTTTTAACGCCCCGCTGCAGCGCCGTTCCTTTTTGCAATATGCAGGGGCCGGCGCTGCCGGTATGGCATTGGTAGCCGTTGGCTGCAAAAAAGACAGGCACAACAATGTTCCTGATGGTGTTTTACTGGATTTTAAAGATGATTTTGGTGTACTGAACTATGCTTATGCCCTGGAGCAACTAGAAGCAGCTTTTTATATCCAGGTGGCTTCGGCGCCGCCATCAGGCTTTAGCGCCGCCGAAAAAGCCTATTTTCAGGACATTCAGTTCCATGAAATTGCCCACCGTGAATATTTCAAAAAAGCCTTGGGTACTGCGGCAATAGGCAACCTGGAGGTAGACTTTTCGAGTATTAACTTTACCGACCGTGCAAGTGTGCTGGGGGCGGCTATGGCCTTTGAGGATTTGGGAGTTGCAGCTTATAATGGTGCTGGTGTACGTCTGAAGGATACAAACTTCTTGCTGGCCGCCGGGAAAATTGTTTCTGTTGAAGCTCGTCACGCTTCCTATGTGCGCGACCTGGTATCTTATGGAAGTTTTGCAGACCTTACCACACTGACCGCACTTGGTGCCAACAATGCCGGTGGACTGGACGCAGCCTTAAGCCCTGATAAAGTGTTGCCTATTGCAGGTAAATATGTGAAAACCAAAATCAATCTCATTAACCTTTAA
- a CDS encoding SusD/RagB family nutrient-binding outer membrane lipoprotein — MKTKNIIKTSLYSLAIVVGLGSCTKDFEKLNTPPTSITTIDPSLLFSRVLKDGTFAEGGELPNNKFGSWVQHWAGAAVVPVSRYIESSEDLIWEQHYSMIRDLRQIRLELAGKENDASGRTKLAIARIYEISIWQRLTDLFGDIPYSEVSKDATAINVTPAFDTQESIYASLIADLDAAMNNLNDADENYGTADFFYKGSTAINSWRKYANSLKLRLGLRLRYANPTLARATVESAMGKPALLFSSNTDNAAVPTFSDAQTTNANPMLQQFLTGSSDLRYLAAALVTKLKTYNDPRLPLLAQLTVNNVNAGQPDYVGLGVALTDAQLSQVIRNNYSTASLSTWFSRTFAPIPAYSLTYAEVCFFKAEAALLGWGAQTTAAEGFFKAGVAAALQLPPYNINSIPPAYDSAVLSFTGLNDAQKLDRIMTQKWIHLFGRNYEAFAEWRRNGLPALTPGSNLGSTNGQIPRRAIYSTRESQLNTSNYNAAVGRLSNGDSFLSKVWWDKR, encoded by the coding sequence CACCAACTTCAATTACCACTATTGATCCATCCCTGTTGTTCTCCAGAGTATTAAAAGACGGTACTTTTGCCGAAGGGGGTGAGCTGCCCAACAATAAATTTGGTTCCTGGGTACAGCATTGGGCCGGCGCGGCGGTGGTACCCGTATCAAGATATATCGAATCTTCGGAAGATTTAATATGGGAACAACACTACAGCATGATCCGCGACCTGAGGCAGATTCGTCTGGAGCTGGCGGGTAAGGAAAACGATGCTTCAGGAAGAACAAAATTGGCCATAGCGCGGATCTACGAGATCAGCATCTGGCAGCGCCTTACCGATCTTTTCGGAGATATTCCTTATTCTGAAGTTTCAAAAGACGCAACTGCCATCAATGTTACACCGGCATTTGATACACAGGAAAGCATATACGCCTCGCTAATTGCCGATCTTGATGCTGCGATGAACAACCTGAATGATGCCGACGAAAACTATGGCACGGCAGATTTCTTTTATAAAGGTTCAACCGCCATCAATTCCTGGCGCAAATATGCCAATTCTCTAAAGCTCCGCTTAGGCTTAAGGCTGCGTTATGCAAATCCTACCCTGGCCAGGGCAACGGTGGAATCGGCAATGGGTAAACCTGCTCTGCTGTTCAGTTCAAATACAGACAATGCCGCGGTGCCAACTTTTAGTGATGCACAAACTACAAATGCCAATCCTATGCTGCAGCAGTTTCTTACCGGCAGTTCAGATCTGAGGTATCTTGCAGCTGCACTGGTAACCAAGCTAAAAACCTATAATGATCCACGTTTGCCTTTGCTGGCACAACTAACGGTAAACAATGTGAATGCCGGACAGCCAGATTATGTAGGTCTGGGTGTGGCGTTAACAGATGCACAATTGTCGCAGGTCATCAGGAATAACTATTCAACCGCTTCGCTGAGCACTTGGTTTAGCCGTACTTTTGCACCTATTCCGGCTTATTCCCTTACCTATGCAGAGGTTTGCTTTTTTAAGGCCGAAGCTGCATTGCTGGGATGGGGTGCACAAACCACAGCTGCTGAAGGTTTCTTTAAAGCTGGGGTGGCGGCCGCTTTGCAACTGCCACCATATAACATCAATTCCATTCCTCCGGCATATGATAGCGCTGTACTTTCTTTCACTGGGCTTAACGATGCACAGAAACTGGACAGGATCATGACCCAGAAATGGATACATCTTTTCGGCAGAAATTATGAAGCTTTTGCAGAATGGAGAAGGAACGGCTTGCCAGCGCTAACCCCTGGTAGTAACCTGGGCTCTACCAATGGACAGATTCCGCGCAGGGCGATTTACTCTACCCGTGAGTCACAGCTGAATACCAGTAACTACAATGCAGCTGTTGGCCGTTTATCCAACGGCGATTCTTTCCTGTCGAAAGTCTGGTGGGATAAACGTTAA